The following are encoded together in the Paraburkholderia sp. BL10I2N1 genome:
- a CDS encoding tautomerase family protein has product MPLTRIALRTGKPAEYRKALTQGIQRALIDTCNVPADDIFMLINEHDEANFVFDRQYLGVHRSDDLVVIQITFNNTRTVEQKKALYRQVADNLAESPGLRREDVFINLVEVLKENWSFGNGIAQYAL; this is encoded by the coding sequence ATGCCGCTCACCCGAATCGCACTCCGTACCGGCAAGCCGGCCGAATACCGCAAGGCGCTGACGCAAGGCATCCAGCGCGCACTGATCGACACATGCAACGTGCCGGCGGACGACATTTTCATGCTCATCAACGAGCACGACGAAGCTAACTTCGTATTCGACCGGCAGTACCTCGGCGTCCATCGCAGCGACGACCTGGTGGTCATCCAGATCACGTTCAACAACACGCGCACGGTCGAGCAGAAGAAGGCGCTTTACAGGCAGGTGGCCGATAACCTTGCCGAAAGCCCCGGTTTGCGTCGAGAGGATGTGTTCATCAATCTTGTTGAGGTGCTGAAAGAGAATTGGTCGTTCGGCAACGGGATCGCGCAGTACGCGCTTTGA
- a CDS encoding transglycosylase SLT domain-containing protein, which translates to MSRLLCLIVLSLGLAQSAMAETSDQISAYLTQKFGVAKEKAEQISVAVASAASKYSLPPALLLAIISIESRFREKAKGAHGATGLMQVVPSAHKGLLKNVSDLTEPDTNIEVGSAILYGYVRSAGGDVNAALKNYGGSKAYAQKVSLRANAFAHVVEQPDSDASLQIAQPGSCNVQWTDSGPAPVIGPNTFSIATSSCTVSPTKTSLLNGLLP; encoded by the coding sequence ATGAGCCGCTTACTCTGCCTGATCGTGCTTTCGCTGGGCCTCGCGCAAAGCGCGATGGCCGAAACGAGCGACCAGATTTCCGCCTACCTGACGCAGAAGTTCGGCGTGGCAAAGGAAAAGGCTGAGCAGATCTCGGTGGCAGTCGCGTCGGCGGCGTCGAAATATTCCCTTCCGCCCGCGCTTTTGCTCGCCATCATTTCCATCGAATCCCGTTTCAGGGAAAAGGCCAAAGGCGCGCACGGCGCGACCGGGCTGATGCAGGTGGTCCCGAGTGCTCACAAGGGGCTCCTGAAAAACGTCAGCGATCTGACGGAGCCGGACACCAATATCGAAGTGGGATCGGCGATCCTGTACGGCTACGTGCGGTCTGCAGGCGGCGATGTGAACGCGGCGCTGAAAAACTACGGCGGCTCGAAGGCGTATGCGCAAAAGGTCAGCCTGCGCGCCAATGCCTTCGCGCATGTCGTCGAACAACCGGACAGCGACGCTTCATTGCAAATCGCACAACCCGGCTCCTGCAACGTCCAGTGGACTGACAGCGGCCCCGCGCCGGTCATCGGACCGAACACGTTTTCTATCGCCACCAGCAGTTGCACCGTCTCGCCGACGAAGACCAGCCTTCTCAACGGCTTACTGCCATAG
- a CDS encoding alkaline phosphatase family protein: MATLSDIKHVVVLMLENRSFDNVFGHLYTDGRDFNGLASAQNPGNPGPDGTPIPPWTDPGSASAATLPTPDPGELFVDITQQLFGNGPANGVPPMNGFTANYVQHGGNARDIMHCFSPEELPALTQLAKSYAVSDMWFASAPCQTWPNRFFVHAGTANGYENNDKAGFPFPMQTIFNELAPTHEWRIYFHDFSQAALLQRLWPYFANFRPFCEFLADVNSTDMPAYSFLEPQYFPGLEMPSDLHPPHNVAYGDALVALVYNAVRNSPNWASTMLIITCDEHGGCYDHVPPPAAVPPETPRPGQVFNFDRYGVRVPAVIISPYTKPETILRSTGPQPFDHTSIIRTVRACFGLQAPLSAREASAPDLSAALNDSLNLDRAPAQLDVTAPQTTGAELQAAQNAVPNGLQTLFHDIAARLAPLTQPGVSVEQHLQTVVQPNPPGPPMSGDAVQAGTYAAQIMRSLSDAFSGGQAPKVSPAPLDSTSRDDVYFGGS, translated from the coding sequence ATGGCGACGCTGTCCGACATCAAGCATGTCGTTGTTCTGATGCTGGAGAACCGTTCTTTCGACAACGTGTTCGGCCACCTGTACACCGATGGCCGCGACTTCAATGGCCTCGCGAGTGCACAAAACCCGGGCAATCCCGGACCGGACGGCACGCCGATTCCGCCATGGACCGACCCTGGCAGCGCCTCCGCCGCCACGCTGCCCACGCCTGATCCTGGCGAACTCTTCGTCGACATCACGCAGCAGCTGTTCGGCAATGGTCCCGCAAACGGTGTTCCGCCGATGAACGGCTTCACCGCGAATTACGTCCAGCACGGCGGCAATGCGCGCGACATCATGCATTGCTTCAGCCCAGAGGAACTGCCCGCGCTGACGCAACTCGCGAAGAGCTACGCGGTGTCCGATATGTGGTTCGCGTCTGCGCCATGCCAGACCTGGCCGAATCGCTTCTTCGTACACGCCGGTACGGCGAACGGCTACGAAAACAACGACAAGGCCGGCTTCCCGTTCCCGATGCAGACCATCTTCAACGAACTGGCGCCCACGCATGAATGGCGCATCTATTTCCACGATTTCTCCCAGGCGGCGTTGCTGCAGCGGCTATGGCCTTACTTCGCGAATTTCCGGCCATTCTGCGAGTTCCTCGCCGACGTGAATTCCACCGACATGCCTGCATACTCCTTTCTGGAACCTCAATATTTTCCGGGCCTCGAGATGCCAAGCGACTTGCATCCACCGCACAACGTGGCATATGGCGACGCGCTCGTCGCACTGGTCTACAACGCGGTGCGCAACTCGCCGAACTGGGCGTCGACGATGCTCATCATCACCTGTGACGAACACGGTGGCTGCTATGACCATGTTCCGCCGCCCGCCGCCGTGCCGCCCGAGACGCCCCGTCCGGGCCAGGTGTTCAACTTCGACCGCTACGGCGTGCGCGTGCCAGCGGTGATCATCTCGCCGTACACGAAGCCGGAAACGATCCTGCGCTCAACGGGCCCGCAACCGTTCGATCACACGTCGATCATTCGCACGGTGCGGGCGTGTTTCGGTCTGCAAGCGCCGTTGTCGGCCCGCGAAGCATCCGCGCCCGATCTGAGCGCGGCGCTCAACGATTCCCTGAATCTGGATCGTGCGCCGGCGCAACTGGACGTCACGGCCCCGCAGACCACCGGCGCGGAATTGCAGGCGGCGCAAAATGCCGTGCCGAACGGCTTGCAGACCCTGTTTCACGATATCGCGGCCCGATTGGCGCCACTCACTCAACCGGGCGTATCGGTGGAGCAGCATCTGCAAACGGTTGTGCAGCCGAATCCGCCCGGGCCACCAATGAGCGGTGATGCGGTTCAGGCGGGGACGTATGCGGCGCAAATCATGCGGTCGCTATCGGACGCATTTTCGGGCGGGCAGGCGCCGAAGGTGTCGCCAGCTCCGCTGGATTCGACATCGCGGGACGACGTGTATTTTGGGGGGAGTTAG
- a CDS encoding LysR substrate-binding domain-containing protein: MKVLDLDAVRAFVLVADLSSFTRAADALDTTQSAVSLKLKRLEVHLGKQLLERTPRLVRLSSEGQAFLKAARDLLSAHERALGSLSVGNRRLALGLSEHVAGPNLPDLLARLKAYDPALVLELHLGMSAALLEQFDERRLDAVIIRNEPEETSRGDGEALFTEPIAWLATPDWLPRPNEPLPLALLAPPCAVRAAALRALNEAGIAWNEAFIGGGVAAVGAAAAAGIAVSPLARRVAPRGLVDVGARLGLPALPASRVTLHSRVRDARSLETLKLVVNGLESA; this comes from the coding sequence ATGAAGGTTCTCGACCTCGATGCTGTACGGGCGTTCGTGCTGGTGGCCGACCTGAGCAGCTTCACTCGCGCCGCCGACGCGCTCGATACCACCCAATCCGCCGTCAGCCTCAAGCTGAAACGGCTGGAAGTGCATCTCGGCAAACAGCTTCTTGAGCGCACGCCCCGGCTGGTGCGCCTGTCCAGCGAGGGTCAGGCATTCCTCAAGGCCGCACGCGATCTACTGAGCGCCCATGAGCGGGCGCTGGGCTCGCTGTCGGTCGGAAATCGGCGGCTGGCGTTGGGCCTGAGCGAGCATGTGGCTGGACCGAACCTGCCCGACCTGCTCGCGAGACTAAAGGCATACGATCCCGCGCTGGTACTCGAGTTGCATCTTGGCATGTCGGCGGCCTTGCTGGAGCAATTCGACGAGCGGCGGCTCGACGCCGTGATTATCCGCAACGAGCCAGAAGAAACCTCGCGCGGCGACGGAGAGGCGCTTTTCACCGAACCGATCGCGTGGCTGGCCACGCCTGACTGGCTGCCGCGCCCGAACGAACCGTTGCCGCTCGCGCTGCTCGCCCCGCCCTGCGCCGTTCGCGCGGCGGCGCTGCGGGCGCTGAATGAAGCCGGTATCGCGTGGAACGAAGCGTTTATCGGTGGCGGTGTGGCCGCCGTCGGCGCTGCAGCAGCGGCGGGAATTGCGGTTTCACCGCTGGCGCGGCGGGTGGCGCCGCGCGGATTGGTCGACGTCGGCGCAAGGCTTGGATTGCCTGCATTGCCCGCATCCCGTGTGACGCTGCATTCGCGAGTGCGCGACGCGCGCTCGCTGGAGACGTTGAAGCTGGTGGTGAACGGCCTGGAAAGCGCCTGA
- a CDS encoding helix-turn-helix domain-containing protein yields the protein MPERSDRLDFYIRDQTTRPAITEPHRHDYFQIQINLGGDTVQRIGGATRPFPRGAVALILPYRLHLIPHPPESRFMVINFSQQFLRADLEDDPLDLEDVSVHRAVELAPFRFQEYLDFVLTDADLAEVRQLLARMLEVDGARGFGATALLRGYLLQLIGIVCARHAEPLLRLADNEKQRTGRRDALARVMRHIRARIASDDLSLTSAAAAAFLSPNYLAHLIKKETGRTFTELVTDRRMALAQSLLAHSTKRVGEIAQAVGFRDEAYFSRRFRRTTGMSPSDYRSAHHTTADAQPSTAANPANAANPARRDQPAKPAPRRARA from the coding sequence ATGCCCGAACGCAGCGACCGCCTCGATTTCTACATCCGCGATCAGACGACGCGACCAGCGATCACCGAGCCGCACCGTCACGACTACTTCCAGATCCAGATCAACCTTGGCGGCGACACGGTGCAACGGATCGGCGGCGCGACGCGCCCTTTTCCGCGCGGCGCGGTCGCCCTTATCCTGCCGTACCGGTTGCATCTGATTCCGCATCCGCCGGAATCGCGCTTCATGGTCATCAACTTCTCGCAGCAGTTCCTGCGTGCCGACCTGGAAGACGATCCACTCGATCTCGAAGACGTATCCGTGCATCGCGCCGTCGAACTCGCACCGTTCCGCTTCCAGGAGTACCTCGATTTCGTGCTGACGGACGCGGATCTGGCCGAAGTGCGTCAACTGCTCGCGCGCATGCTCGAAGTCGACGGCGCGCGCGGTTTCGGCGCCACGGCGCTGCTGCGCGGCTATCTGCTGCAATTGATCGGTATCGTCTGCGCGCGACACGCTGAACCGCTGCTGCGCCTCGCCGACAACGAAAAGCAGCGCACCGGCCGGCGCGACGCGCTGGCCCGCGTGATGCGGCACATTCGCGCGCGGATCGCGAGCGACGACCTCTCGCTGACCAGCGCGGCCGCCGCCGCGTTCCTGTCGCCGAACTATCTCGCGCATCTGATCAAGAAGGAAACCGGCCGGACCTTCACGGAACTCGTCACCGACCGGCGAATGGCACTTGCGCAATCGCTGCTCGCGCACAGCACCAAACGGGTGGGCGAGATCGCCCAGGCGGTCGGATTCCGCGACGAAGCCTATTTTTCCCGCCGTTTCCGGCGAACCACGGGCATGTCGCCGAGCGACTACCGCAGCGCGCACCATACGACGGCCGATGCGCAGCCATCGACGGCGGCAAACCCGGCAAATGCGGCAAATCCGGCGAGGCGGGACCAGCCGGCGAAGCCAGCGCCACGTCGGGCGCGAGCGTAA
- a CDS encoding MbcA/ParS/Xre antitoxin family protein encodes MSNAARVLPNERPLPRPAGEPSLTEMSAAGLRAFFKIARDWDLSADEQIVLLGSPGRSTFFKWKAEPQTARLGRDTLERLSLLLGIYKALQILLPQPSAADTWIKRPNSAPPFGGRRALDRMLAGNISDLVAVRQYLDAMRGGWA; translated from the coding sequence ATGTCCAATGCCGCCCGCGTCCTTCCCAACGAGCGACCGCTACCACGACCCGCTGGAGAGCCGTCGCTGACCGAAATGTCGGCGGCCGGCCTGCGCGCATTCTTCAAGATCGCCCGCGACTGGGATCTGAGCGCCGACGAGCAGATCGTCCTGCTAGGGTCGCCCGGCCGCTCCACCTTCTTCAAATGGAAAGCCGAACCGCAGACCGCGCGGCTTGGCCGCGACACGCTCGAACGCCTGTCGCTGCTGCTGGGTATCTACAAGGCGCTGCAAATCCTGCTGCCGCAGCCGTCCGCAGCCGATACCTGGATCAAGCGCCCGAATAGCGCGCCGCCGTTCGGCGGCCGGCGCGCGCTCGACCGCATGCTGGCGGGCAATATCAGCGATCTCGTGGCCGTGCGCCAGTATCTCGACGCAATGCGAGGCGGCTGGGCGTGA
- a CDS encoding fumarylacetoacetate hydrolase family protein has protein sequence MTTYVVPQPEQPSVEVAGSSSRFPVRRVFCVGRNYADHAREMGADPDREPPFFFTKPADAVVAARGVVPYPPLTSDLHHEIELVVAIGKGGQSISPDKALDYVWGYGVGVDLTRRDLQAVAKKQSRPWDWAKGFDASGPVTPLLPVEKTGHPGTGRIWLSVNGEVRQQGDLTEMIWPVADVISYVSQSVALKPGDLIFTGTPAGVGALHPGDKVTGGVDGVTELAFEVGAAPR, from the coding sequence ATGACTACTTACGTCGTACCTCAACCCGAACAGCCTTCCGTCGAAGTCGCCGGCTCGTCGAGCCGCTTTCCCGTGCGCCGGGTCTTCTGCGTGGGCCGCAACTATGCCGACCACGCCCGCGAAATGGGCGCGGACCCAGACCGCGAACCGCCGTTCTTCTTCACCAAGCCCGCTGACGCGGTGGTCGCAGCACGCGGCGTGGTTCCCTATCCGCCGCTGACGTCGGACCTGCATCACGAAATCGAACTAGTCGTCGCAATCGGCAAGGGCGGGCAGTCGATTTCGCCTGACAAGGCGCTGGATTACGTCTGGGGTTACGGAGTCGGAGTCGACCTGACGCGCCGCGACCTGCAGGCCGTCGCCAAGAAACAGAGCCGTCCGTGGGACTGGGCCAAGGGCTTCGACGCGTCGGGTCCGGTTACGCCGCTGCTTCCGGTTGAGAAAACCGGCCATCCGGGCACGGGCCGGATCTGGTTGTCGGTCAATGGCGAAGTCCGTCAGCAAGGCGATCTCACCGAAATGATCTGGCCGGTGGCCGACGTCATCAGCTACGTCTCGCAATCGGTGGCGCTCAAGCCTGGCGACCTGATTTTCACGGGTACACCCGCTGGCGTCGGCGCTCTCCACCCGGGAGACAAGGTGACGGGCGGTGTGGACGGCGTGACGGAATTGGCGTTCGAAGTAGGCGCTGCACCGCGCTAA
- a CDS encoding metallophosphoesterase, whose protein sequence is MGSKLVTDVFHHSANRAGRDFIVGDLHGCVDALRYLLHEVEFDPARDRLFSVGDLVDRGAQSEEALALLDRPWFHAVLGNHEDTLIAVAEGRLRRQWWYGIGGSWAAALPDERLRHYAEKLRTLPLARVVGSGTERFNVLHAEFFGSDADLDAGVFSDDARQKLLWGRELAIGNGDPERQRGLSLTYCGHTPMCELQQIGSQVFIDTGAFGPGGKLTVVEARRSRRWQVTVDAARAEGAAALALP, encoded by the coding sequence ATGGGCTCAAAACTTGTCACCGACGTTTTCCATCACTCGGCCAACCGGGCGGGTCGCGACTTTATCGTTGGCGATCTTCATGGCTGCGTCGATGCGTTGCGCTATCTGCTGCACGAAGTCGAATTCGATCCGGCGCGTGACCGTCTGTTCTCAGTGGGCGACCTGGTCGACCGTGGCGCGCAGTCCGAGGAGGCGCTCGCGCTGCTCGACAGGCCATGGTTCCATGCGGTGCTCGGCAATCACGAGGACACACTGATTGCGGTCGCCGAAGGCCGCTTGCGGCGGCAGTGGTGGTATGGAATCGGCGGCTCGTGGGCTGCAGCGCTCCCTGACGAACGGTTGCGGCACTACGCGGAGAAATTGCGCACGTTGCCGCTCGCGCGGGTGGTCGGCAGTGGTACTGAGCGCTTCAATGTTCTGCACGCGGAGTTCTTCGGCTCCGATGCCGATCTCGATGCAGGTGTCTTTTCCGACGACGCTCGCCAGAAGCTGTTGTGGGGCCGCGAACTTGCGATCGGCAATGGCGACCCCGAGCGGCAGCGTGGGCTTTCGCTCACCTATTGCGGTCACACGCCGATGTGCGAATTGCAGCAGATCGGCTCGCAGGTGTTCATCGACACCGGTGCGTTCGGGCCGGGCGGCAAGCTGACCGTCGTCGAAGCGCGCAGGTCCCGTCGCTGGCAGGTGACGGTCGATGCCGCGCGTGCCGAAGGCGCGGCTGCGCTGGCGCTGCCTTGA
- a CDS encoding RES family NAD+ phosphorylase, whose translation MTSPHWQARWRAAPLDWSPAYRVIPTRFPAVNLFDRVASPDDFEALYALEAMTNDRLRTEVGELDLVPPEERRFGPGWGPIMAAFTHLNPLGSRFSDGTYGVFYCARSRATAIAETRYHTGNFLAATHEPPLRQQMRLYTVIARGEVADLRDDPSLDPAVLSPEDYVAGQSLGRAARTAGVAGIVYPSVRDKEGECLAAFRTTLLRDCHHAAYLEYNWNGSAVDIVFELNQVG comes from the coding sequence GTGACTTCTCCGCACTGGCAGGCCCGCTGGCGCGCCGCGCCGCTCGACTGGTCGCCCGCGTATCGGGTGATTCCCACACGTTTTCCGGCTGTGAACCTGTTCGACCGCGTCGCATCGCCGGACGATTTCGAGGCGCTCTATGCGCTCGAAGCAATGACCAACGACCGGCTGCGCACCGAAGTCGGCGAACTGGATCTCGTGCCGCCCGAAGAGCGACGCTTCGGCCCCGGCTGGGGGCCCATCATGGCGGCGTTCACGCATCTGAATCCGCTCGGCAGCCGCTTTTCCGACGGCACGTATGGGGTGTTCTATTGCGCCCGGTCGCGCGCGACGGCGATTGCCGAAACGCGCTATCACACGGGCAACTTCCTCGCGGCCACGCACGAACCGCCGCTGCGGCAACAGATGCGTCTGTACACGGTGATCGCACGCGGGGAAGTGGCCGATCTACGCGACGACCCGTCGCTCGATCCTGCGGTGCTGTCGCCCGAAGACTACGTCGCCGGGCAGTCGCTCGGCCGCGCGGCGCGAACGGCGGGCGTAGCGGGCATCGTGTATCCGTCGGTACGAGATAAGGAAGGCGAGTGTCTCGCTGCGTTCAGGACGACGCTGCTGCGCGACTGCCATCATGCGGCGTATCTGGAATACAACTGGAACGGCAGCGCCGTCGACATTGTCTTCGAACTGAATCAGGTCGGCTGA